The Streptomyces achromogenes genome window below encodes:
- a CDS encoding helix-turn-helix transcriptional regulator — MRAARLIKMVLLLQSRPTMTASELARELEVSERTVTRDAQALSEAGVPVYAERGRAGGYRLVGGYRTRLTGLGRGEAEALFLSGVPGALRDMGLEDVASAARLKVSAALLPSLRDAPRAAAQRFHLDAPAWFREPEAPAVLPVVAEAVWDDRCVRARYRRGEGEVERELEPYGLVLKAGVWYLCARVREGGSFRTYRLDRFLAAEPLQDRFLRDEEFDLPGFWAAQAEWFARSLLRAEVVVRLSEAGVGRLSYAVDPVAARDALAGAGEPDGRGWRTVSLRVESLEVAHTQLTALGPEAEVLAPAALREWFAADALRLAARYASQEG, encoded by the coding sequence ATGCGTGCTGCCCGCCTCATCAAAATGGTGCTCCTGCTGCAGTCCCGGCCGACCATGACCGCGTCCGAGCTGGCGCGGGAGCTGGAGGTGTCGGAGCGGACCGTCACCCGGGACGCGCAGGCGCTCTCCGAGGCGGGCGTGCCGGTGTACGCGGAGCGGGGGCGCGCCGGGGGCTACCGGCTGGTCGGCGGGTACCGGACGCGGCTGACGGGGCTGGGGCGCGGCGAGGCCGAGGCGCTGTTCCTGAGCGGGGTGCCGGGGGCGCTGCGGGACATGGGGCTGGAAGACGTGGCGTCGGCCGCCCGGCTGAAGGTGTCGGCGGCTCTGCTGCCTTCTCTGCGGGACGCCCCGCGCGCGGCGGCGCAGCGGTTCCATCTGGACGCCCCGGCCTGGTTCCGGGAGCCGGAGGCGCCCGCGGTGCTGCCGGTGGTCGCGGAGGCGGTGTGGGACGACCGGTGCGTGCGGGCCCGCTACCGGCGCGGGGAGGGCGAGGTGGAGCGGGAGCTGGAGCCGTACGGGCTCGTGCTGAAGGCGGGGGTCTGGTATCTGTGCGCCCGGGTGCGGGAGGGCGGCTCGTTCCGGACGTACCGCCTCGACCGGTTCCTGGCGGCGGAGCCCTTGCAGGATCGTTTCCTCCGGGACGAGGAGTTCGATCTGCCGGGTTTCTGGGCCGCGCAGGCCGAGTGGTTCGCGCGGTCGCTCCTGCGGGCCGAGGTCGTCGTCCGGCTGTCGGAGGCCGGGGTGGGCCGGCTGTCGTACGCCGTCGACCCGGTGGCGGCGCGGGACGCGCTGGCCGGCGCCGGGGAACCGGACGGGCGGGGCTGGAGGACGGTCTCCCTGCGGGTCGAGTCGCTGGAGGTGGCGCACACCCAGCTGACGGCGCTGGGACCGGAGGCGGAGGTGCTCGCCCCGGCGGCGCTGCGGGAGTGGTTCGCCGCGGACGCGCTGCGGCTGGCGGCGCGATACGCGTCCCAGGAGGGCTGA
- a CDS encoding peptidoglycan recognition protein family protein → MCALRPAPHGPRGTRRPRRTRIPGPLLVLLGCLPGLAAVAALGACAGGVDDASSAGRTPRPAAARPAAGHRAARPPVVPRAAWLDALARHAQPPPRYDDKAVAVFVHHTDSPNGYDCADAPRIIRSLYTGQTAARGWDDIGYNFLVDRCGTVYEGRAGGVDRAVTGAHTQGFNHRTVGIAALGTFTAGVPVPQAMVDAIAALAAWKLGLSGVDPRAHVRLTSSNSHSRYAAGTTATLPALAGHRDGFMTSCPGAALAARLPEIRETAARLQGRTAAHALTGTP, encoded by the coding sequence ATGTGTGCCCTCCGACCGGCGCCGCACGGTCCGCGGGGAACGCGCCGTCCGCGCCGCACGCGGATACCGGGCCCGCTCCTCGTGCTCCTGGGCTGTCTGCCCGGGCTCGCCGCCGTCGCCGCCCTGGGGGCGTGCGCGGGCGGCGTCGACGACGCCTCCTCCGCCGGCCGGACGCCCCGTCCCGCCGCGGCCCGCCCCGCGGCCGGGCACCGGGCGGCCCGGCCGCCCGTCGTGCCGCGGGCCGCCTGGCTGGACGCCCTCGCCCGGCACGCGCAGCCGCCGCCGCGCTACGACGACAAGGCCGTCGCCGTCTTCGTCCACCACACCGACTCGCCCAACGGCTACGACTGCGCCGACGCGCCCCGCATCATCCGTTCCCTGTACACCGGCCAGACCGCCGCCCGGGGCTGGGACGACATCGGCTACAACTTCCTCGTCGACCGCTGCGGCACCGTCTACGAGGGGCGGGCGGGCGGCGTCGACCGTGCCGTCACCGGCGCGCACACCCAGGGCTTCAACCACCGCACGGTGGGCATCGCCGCGCTGGGCACGTTCACCGCCGGCGTGCCGGTGCCGCAGGCCATGGTCGACGCGATCGCCGCCCTGGCCGCCTGGAAACTCGGCCTGTCCGGCGTCGACCCGCGGGCGCACGTGCGGCTCACCTCCAGCAACAGCCACAGCCGGTACGCGGCCGGGACCACCGCCACCCTGCCCGCCCTGGCCGGCCACCGGGACGGCTTCATGACGAGCTGTCCCGGCGCCGCCCTCGCCGCCCGCCTCCCGGAGATCCGCGAGACGGCCGCCCGCCTCCAGGGCAGGACGGCCGCGCACGCTCTCACAGGAACGCCTTAG
- a CDS encoding GntR family transcriptional regulator — translation MTAPVVHSLREQIREHIVEGIVSGRWQPGERIVERRIATELEVSQTPVREALRELESLRLIESAPNKGVRVRNLTAADLEESYPVRAGLEAIAAELAAQKLAEDCSALEPHVAALYEADRASDGTGQVRHTVGFHRELVRAAGNSVLLHTWEGLGIEVFTALSIRWLGTVQQSYAEEHEELVQAFRRRDPRIAELVKAHVLGCAPRA, via the coding sequence ATGACCGCGCCCGTCGTCCACTCGCTGCGCGAACAGATCCGCGAGCACATCGTGGAGGGGATCGTCAGCGGGCGCTGGCAGCCGGGCGAGCGGATCGTGGAGCGGCGGATCGCCACCGAGCTGGAGGTCAGCCAGACGCCGGTGCGGGAGGCGCTGCGCGAGCTGGAGTCGCTGCGGCTGATCGAGTCCGCGCCGAACAAGGGCGTACGGGTGCGCAACCTGACGGCGGCCGACCTGGAGGAGAGCTACCCGGTCCGGGCCGGCCTGGAGGCGATCGCCGCGGAGCTGGCGGCCCAGAAGCTGGCCGAGGACTGCTCGGCGCTCGAACCGCACGTCGCCGCCCTCTACGAGGCCGACCGCGCGTCCGACGGCACCGGCCAGGTGCGGCACACCGTCGGCTTCCACCGGGAACTGGTGCGGGCCGCCGGGAACTCGGTGCTGCTGCACACCTGGGAGGGGCTCGGCATCGAGGTGTTCACGGCGCTGTCCATCCGCTGGCTGGGGACCGTGCAGCAGTCGTACGCGGAGGAGCACGAGGAGCTGGTGCAGGCGTTCCGGCGGCGGGACCCGCGGATCGCGGAGCTGGTGAAGGCGCACGTCCTCGGGTGCGCTCCGCGCGCGTAG
- the aceE gene encoding pyruvate dehydrogenase (acetyl-transferring), homodimeric type — translation MTDPQAIQPSALDQLPDRDPEETAEWQASLDAVTKAAGPHRAAYLMRRTLERAEGNGLALPKLLETDYVNTIPTAAEPSAPGDPEMERRITAWNRWNAAAMVTRGSKHGVGGHIATFASAAWLYETGFNHFFQGKEADGSGDQLYIQGHASPGIYARAFLDGRLTEQHLDNFRQESGGEGLPSYPHPRRLPWLWEFPTVSMGLGPLSAIYQARFNRYLTNRGIKDVSASHVWAFLGDGEMDEPESTAALSLASREGLDNLTFVINCNLQRLDGPVRANFKIVQELEAQFRGAGWNVIKSLWGSAWDELFQLDTTGALVRRLREVPDAQVQTYQTRGAAYIREDFFGKDPALAEMARLLSDDKILECFHLSRGGHEARKVYAAYKAAVEFKGAPTVILAQTVKGHTLGEGFASKNANHQMKKLSVDEFKTMRDLLELPIADARFVDGVVPYGHPGADSPEVRYLQERRAALGGPAPARRTHALAPLPAPADKAFASFDKGSGSQNVATTMAFVRLIKDLVRDKETGKRWVPIVPDEARTFGMESLFPSLGIYSPKGQTYEPVDRDQLMYYKEAENGQILNEGITEAGSMADFIAASTAYSTHGEAMIPFYIFYSMFGWQRTADQMWQLGDQLGRGFLVGATAGRTTLTGEGLQHADGHSPVIAATNPAALSYDPAFAYEIAAIVKDGLRRMYGEAAPGEDQNVFYYLTVYNEPMPQPAKPSAPGVDEGILKGLYRFNTAESAGVQVSAANAPRIQLLASGTAIHWALKAQKLLAEEWGVAADVWSATSWTELRRDALEADAALLRGEERQPYVRRALQGAEGPVLAVSDYMRQVPDQIAQWVEQDWSSLGADGFGLSDTREAARRHFGVDAESIVVAALAQLARRGEVKAASVKEARERYGL, via the coding sequence ATGACCGACCCCCAGGCCATCCAGCCCAGCGCGCTCGACCAGCTCCCCGACCGGGACCCGGAGGAGACCGCCGAATGGCAGGCCTCGCTGGACGCGGTCACCAAGGCGGCCGGACCGCACCGCGCCGCGTACCTGATGCGCCGTACGCTGGAGCGCGCCGAGGGCAACGGCCTCGCGCTGCCCAAGCTGCTCGAGACGGACTACGTCAACACCATCCCCACCGCCGCCGAGCCGTCCGCGCCCGGTGACCCGGAGATGGAGCGCCGGATCACCGCGTGGAACCGCTGGAACGCGGCGGCCATGGTGACCCGCGGCAGCAAGCACGGCGTCGGCGGCCACATCGCCACCTTCGCCTCCGCCGCCTGGCTCTACGAGACCGGCTTCAACCACTTCTTCCAGGGCAAGGAGGCCGACGGCTCGGGCGACCAGCTCTACATCCAGGGCCACGCCTCCCCCGGCATCTACGCCCGCGCCTTCCTCGACGGCCGGCTTACCGAGCAGCACCTCGACAACTTCCGGCAGGAGTCCGGCGGCGAGGGCCTCCCGTCGTACCCGCACCCCCGCCGGCTGCCCTGGCTGTGGGAGTTCCCGACGGTGTCGATGGGCCTCGGCCCGCTCTCCGCCATCTACCAGGCGCGCTTCAACCGCTATCTCACCAACCGCGGCATCAAGGACGTCTCCGCGTCCCACGTGTGGGCGTTCCTCGGCGACGGCGAGATGGACGAGCCCGAGTCGACGGCGGCACTCTCACTCGCCTCCCGCGAGGGCCTCGACAACCTGACCTTCGTCATCAACTGCAACCTGCAGCGACTCGACGGTCCGGTCCGCGCGAACTTCAAGATCGTGCAGGAGCTGGAGGCCCAGTTCCGCGGTGCCGGCTGGAACGTGATCAAGTCGCTGTGGGGCTCCGCCTGGGACGAGCTGTTCCAGCTGGACACCACCGGCGCGCTGGTCCGCCGGCTGCGCGAGGTACCGGACGCGCAGGTGCAGACGTACCAGACGCGCGGCGCCGCCTACATCCGCGAGGACTTCTTCGGCAAGGACCCGGCGCTCGCCGAGATGGCCAGGCTGCTGAGCGACGACAAGATCCTCGAGTGCTTCCACCTCTCCCGCGGCGGTCACGAGGCGCGCAAGGTGTACGCCGCCTACAAGGCAGCCGTCGAGTTCAAGGGCGCGCCGACGGTCATCCTCGCCCAGACGGTCAAGGGCCACACGCTCGGCGAGGGCTTCGCGTCGAAGAACGCCAACCACCAGATGAAGAAGCTCTCGGTGGACGAGTTCAAGACGATGCGCGACCTGCTGGAGCTGCCCATCGCGGACGCTCGGTTCGTCGACGGGGTCGTCCCCTACGGGCACCCGGGCGCCGACTCCCCCGAGGTCCGCTACCTCCAGGAGCGCCGCGCGGCCCTCGGCGGCCCGGCCCCGGCCCGCCGCACGCACGCCCTCGCCCCGCTGCCGGCCCCCGCCGACAAGGCGTTCGCCTCCTTCGACAAGGGCTCCGGCTCGCAGAACGTGGCGACCACCATGGCCTTCGTCCGGCTGATCAAGGACCTGGTCCGCGACAAGGAGACCGGGAAGCGCTGGGTGCCGATCGTCCCCGACGAGGCGCGCACCTTCGGCATGGAGAGCCTCTTCCCGTCGCTCGGGATCTACTCCCCCAAGGGCCAGACGTACGAGCCGGTCGACCGCGACCAGCTGATGTACTACAAGGAGGCCGAGAACGGCCAGATCCTCAACGAGGGGATCACCGAGGCCGGTTCGATGGCCGACTTCATCGCCGCGTCCACCGCGTACTCCACGCACGGTGAGGCGATGATCCCGTTCTACATCTTCTACTCGATGTTCGGCTGGCAGCGCACGGCCGACCAGATGTGGCAGCTCGGCGACCAGCTCGGCCGCGGCTTCCTCGTCGGCGCGACGGCGGGCCGCACGACGCTGACCGGCGAGGGCCTCCAGCACGCCGACGGCCACTCCCCGGTCATCGCCGCGACCAACCCGGCCGCCCTCAGCTACGACCCGGCCTTCGCGTACGAGATCGCGGCGATCGTCAAGGACGGTCTGCGCCGGATGTACGGCGAGGCGGCCCCGGGCGAGGACCAGAACGTCTTCTACTACCTGACGGTCTACAACGAGCCGATGCCGCAGCCGGCCAAACCGTCGGCGCCCGGTGTCGACGAGGGCATCCTCAAGGGCCTGTACCGCTTCAACACGGCGGAGTCGGCCGGCGTGCAGGTCTCGGCGGCCAACGCGCCGCGCATCCAGCTGCTGGCCTCGGGCACCGCGATCCACTGGGCCCTGAAGGCGCAGAAGCTGCTCGCCGAGGAGTGGGGCGTGGCCGCCGACGTGTGGTCGGCGACCTCCTGGACCGAGCTGCGCCGCGACGCGCTGGAGGCCGACGCGGCCCTGCTGCGCGGCGAGGAGCGCCAGCCGTACGTCCGTCGGGCGCTCCAGGGCGCCGAGGGCCCGGTCCTCGCGGTCTCCGACTACATGCGCCAGGTCCCGGACCAGATCGCGCAGTGGGTCGAGCAGGACTGGTCCTCGCTGGGCGCGGACGGCTTCGGTCTCTCCGACACCCGTGAGGCGGCCCGCCGCCACTTCGGCGTGGACGCCGAGTCGATCGTCGTCGCGGCGCTCGCGCAGCTCGCCCGGCGCGGTGAGGTCAAGGCGGCCTCGGTGAAGGAGGCGCGCGAGCGCTACGGCCTGTAG
- a CDS encoding DUF4240 domain-containing protein, translated as MDETEFWELVDASREAAEGDPEEQADQLVERLLRLDPESVLDFARHFESRYNRAYSWDLWGAAWLLLDGASDDAFDFFRCWLIGQGREVFEGALHGDPDSLADLLDDFDEELDGDGEELGYAADEAYEQLTGTVAPDLGIPPAAAEPEGTPVDFENEGALAERYPRLWQRFKE; from the coding sequence ATGGACGAGACGGAGTTCTGGGAGCTGGTGGACGCCTCCCGCGAGGCGGCCGAGGGCGATCCCGAGGAGCAGGCCGACCAGCTCGTGGAGCGGCTGCTCCGGTTGGACCCGGAGTCCGTGCTCGACTTCGCCCGGCACTTCGAGTCACGCTACAACCGCGCCTACAGCTGGGACCTGTGGGGCGCCGCCTGGCTGCTGCTGGACGGGGCGAGCGACGACGCCTTCGACTTCTTCCGGTGCTGGCTGATCGGTCAGGGCCGCGAGGTCTTCGAGGGCGCCCTGCACGGCGACCCGGACTCGCTCGCCGACCTGCTGGACGACTTCGACGAGGAACTCGACGGCGACGGCGAGGAACTCGGCTACGCGGCCGACGAGGCCTACGAGCAGCTCACCGGGACGGTCGCCCCGGACCTGGGCATTCCACCGGCCGCCGCCGAGCCCGAGGGCACGCCCGTCGACTTCGAGAACGAGGGGGCGCTGGCCGAGCGGTACCCCCGGCTGTGGCAGCGCTTCAAGGAATGA